A window of the Cololabis saira isolate AMF1-May2022 chromosome 19, fColSai1.1, whole genome shotgun sequence genome harbors these coding sequences:
- the si:ch73-256g18.2 gene encoding small integral membrane protein 36, producing MGFMEFYLEIDPVTLNLIILVASYVILLLVFLISCILYDCRGKDPTKEYAPDNTPAPPSQSPIRLVVMQNSPASSRYEPNNVGHAEPPTPDLSRDRAEREREKRSTLV from the coding sequence ATGGGGTTTATGGAATTCTACCTGGAGATTGACCCGGTCACCCTCAACCTCATCATCCTGGTGGCCAGCTACGTCATCCTGCTGCTCGTCTTCCTCATCTCCTGCATCCTGTACGACTGCCGCGGCAAGGACCCCACCAAGGAGTACGCCCCGGACAACACACCGGCGCCGCCCAGCCAGTCGCCCATCCGCCTGGTGGTCATGCAGAACTCGCCCGCCTCCAGCCGCTACGAGCCCAACAACGTCGGCCACGCCGAGCCGCCCACGCCGGACCTGAGCCGGGACCGGGCCGAGAGGGAGCGGGAGAAGAGGAGCACCCTGGTCTGA